DNA sequence from the Candidatus Cloacimonadota bacterium genome:
TACGTGAGCCCTGCGCCGAATGCAAACGCAAGCATTGCTCCTCCCATGACCCGTTCGATTGCATTACCCTCTGCATAGGCAGTTTGTGGGCTGATGATATGGAATAATCCTGAGAGTATTGATACAATTGCATAGACCAGGAGCGTGATCCTGAGTCCTTTAGATATGTGTTCTTTCATGACGGAGACCTCCGATGTTAGATTAATATCATGATGAAATAAAGCAACTATACAGGTATGAATATAGGTTGGAGAGTATTGTCAATATTATCCGAAAAGATTTGGGTTTGACTATTTATGAAATAGCGTATAGCTTTTTTACTTCACCACCCAGCTACCCTCAACTAATAATGTTTCTTTATCAAATATCTTCCCGATCAAAGTATCACCTGCATGAACAGGACCAACGCCTTTTGGGGTTCCGGTCATGATAATATCGCCATCCTCAAACGAAAGAAAGGTTGATGCTTCGTGTAAAATGTCATCTGGCTTGTTCATCATAAGCTCATAACCGCCTTGCTGAACCAAACTGCCATTTATAGAGAGTTCCATTCTCAGATCATGTATATTAACTTCGAACATAACAAACTCACTAAACACTGCTGAACCGTCAAAGGATTTGGAGCGTTCCCATGGCAGTCCTTTTGATCGTAGCTCGGACTGAACCTCTCTCTTTGTAAGGTCCAGACCAAATGCTACACCTTTCAATTTGTTTGAACGTATGATAAACGAAATTTCACCTTCATAGTGAATAAGATCATTGTTGCTGGAAAGAATTTCATGTGAAATGGATGAATTCGGTTTAATGAAGAGTACCGGTTGCTTCGGTACTTCATTATGCAGCTCCTTTATATGTTCCATATAATTTTGTCCAATGCACACGATCTTAGAAGGATGCACCTTTTTGCCGTTGAAGAGTATATAATTCATGTTTTACCTAGAAATTTTCGTTTCTTTTATGTTGTGCTTTTACGATGATCTGATACACATCAACCACGTTTGGTAATAATTCAAAGATAGCAGTAGCGTTCCAGTTCGGACGAGGGCGTGATGTATTTGATGAATAGGCAGGAATTGCTTGTGGAGCGCTGAAAGTGATCGTACCGGATCCATCTCTTTTTTTGATCATGTTTATGTTTGTGATGGATTTGAGATCGTAACTTTTTACTTTTTGAGAACCTGATCCTATAATTATTAAAATTCGTTGTTCACTAACGCCATAATACGTTTTTTTACGCCGGAGTGCATCAGCAATGAATCTGCCGAACAACAGGTAAAGACCGATGATAACAAAGGGGAGACCAAACAAGGGGAAAATACCTGATACAAGTGATGTTGGTCCTCCGAAGCTGTTTTTACGAAATAATATGCCCAGAGCCATAAGTTCCCAGAAGATGGCAAAACCGCACCAGAAAATACTAAATGGAATAAGAAACACATCTTTAGCTTGTAGTCGTAAACCTTTGAGTGGTTGACCTGACCAGAGTAATGATTCGCCACTCTTAAGGAAGCCATGAATCACGTCTGAAGCAGTTTGCCATTTTCGAAGATTAGAATTCGTATACATAATTTGCACCATAATTTTTTTTAGTTGAATTGAGACAGAAAACTGAATTTCTTTGATCGATTTATTTTTTACTGATCAAATCTTCATTATGTGTAACTGACTTTATTGACACAATTTTCAGGAATCTTTTTGTCAAATATTATGAAACCTATCTATCTCGATTATAATGCGACCACACCTCTTGCGCCCGAAGTGGCAGAGGCAATGAAACCTTTTTTGGATGAATATTTCGGCAATCCCTCCAGTTCGCACTGGTATGGTGTTCAAACACGCAAAGCCGTTGAAAAGGCACGTGCACAGGTGGCAGTGCTCTTGCATGCAAATCCTGATGAGATCATCTTTACCAGCGGTGGTTCGGAGTCCAATAATTTTGCGATCAAAGGCATTGCTCATGCGCGGAAATCAATCGGTAATCATATTATTACGTCAGCAGTAGAGCACCCAGCAGTTGTCGAAGTATGCGAATACTTGAAATCGGAAGGATTTGAGATAACCTATATTCCGGTTGATGAGTACGGCATGGTGAATCCGGATGATGTTGAACGGGCGATCACTCCGAGAACAATACTGATCACGATCATGCATGCAAACAACGAAGTTGGAACGATCCAGCCGATTCGCGAGATCGCTGAGATCGCTTATGCGCACGATATTATTATGCATACGGATGCTGCACAGTCAACAGGGAAAATTCCGG
Encoded proteins:
- a CDS encoding fumarylacetoacetate hydrolase family protein — translated: MNYILFNGKKVHPSKIVCIGQNYMEHIKELHNEVPKQPVLFIKPNSSISHEILSSNNDLIHYEGEISFIIRSNKLKGVAFGLDLTKREVQSELRSKGLPWERSKSFDGSAVFSEFVMFEVNIHDLRMELSINGSLVQQGGYELMMNKPDDILHEASTFLSFEDGDIIMTGTPKGVGPVHAGDTLIGKIFDKETLLVEGSWVVK